One window from the genome of Hypanus sabinus isolate sHypSab1 chromosome 16, sHypSab1.hap1, whole genome shotgun sequence encodes:
- the timm13 gene encoding mitochondrial import inner membrane translocase subunit Tim13 encodes MDSYSSDFSSGTPGGAKVDAGTIMEQVKLQIAVANAQELLQRMTDKCFKKCIGKPGSSLDNSEQKCIAMCMDRYMDAWNTVSRTYNSRLQRERARM; translated from the exons ATGGACAGCTACTCCTCGGACTTTTCTTCTGGCACTCCTGGCGGAGCCAAGGTAGATGCGGGGACGATCATGGAACAAGTGAAACTGCAAATCGCTGTCGCTAACGCTCAGGAATTACTACAG aGAATGACTGATAAGTGTTTTAAAAAGTGCATTGGCAAACCGGGAAGTTCACTGGATAACTCTGAACAG AAATGTATAGCTATGTGTATGGATCGATATATGGATGCCTGGAACACAGTATCGCGAACTTACAACTCCAGATTGCAGCGAGAACGTGCACGAATGTAA